The DNA sequence TCGACGGTGTCGCGGGCGTTCAACAGCGACCTGCCGGTGGACGGCAACGCCTGCACCAGCGACGTGTGCAACGCTGGCGTACCCAGCAACCCGAACCTGCCGCTGAACACGGCGTGTGGGACGGGGGACTTCTGCAACGGCTCTGGCGCCTGCGTGGACTGCAACAGCGCGGCCCAGTGCGGCACCAGCTCCTTCTGTCAGACCTTCACCTGCAACAGCAACACCTGCGGCGTGACCAACACCGCCAACGGCACGGCGCTCCCCAGCGGGAGCCAGACCGCCGGGGACTGCCGTGAGCTCCGCTGCAACGGAGCCGGCGGAACGACGAACGCGGTGCTCAACACGGACCTCCCGAACGACAACAACCAGTGCACCAGCGACAGCTGCTCGGCCGGGACCCCCACGTTCACCAACTTGGCCATCAACACGGCGTGTGGGACGGGGGACTTCTGCAACGGCTCTGGCGCCTGCGTGGACTGCAACAGCGCGGCCCAGTGCGGCACCAGCTCCTTCTGTCAGACCTTCACCTGCAACAGCAACACCTGCGGCGTGACCAACACCGCCAACGGCACGGCGCTCCCCAGCGGGAGCCAGACCGCCGGGGACTGCCACGAGCTGCGCTGCAACGGGGTCGGTGGAACCACCAACGCCATCCTGAACACGGACACGCCCGTGGACGGCAACCCGTGCACGAACGACGTGTGTACCTCGGGCACTCCCAGCAACCCGAACAGCACCATCAACACGCCTTGCGGGAGCGGTGACTACTGCAACGGCTCCGGAGCCTGCGTAGACTGCACCACCGCGACGCAGTGCCCGAACGGCAACCAGTGCCAGTCACGCACCTGCACCGGCAACACGTGTGGGCTGACGGGCCTGGCCAACGGCACGCCGTGCAACGACGGGCTCTTCTGCACTCAGACGGACACCTGCAACGGTTCGGGCACCTGCAACGGCTCGGGCAACCCGTGCAACTCGCAGTGCCAGACGTGCAACGACACCACCAACGTGTGCAACAACCGCACGAACGGGACCGCGTGCAACGACGGTCTGTTCTGCACGCAGACGGACACATGCTCGAACGGCAGCTGTTCCGGCTCGGGCAACCCCTGTGACTCGCAGTGCGAGACGTGCAACGACGTGTCCAACACGTGCCCCGATCGCTCCGCGGGCACCGCGTGCGCCACGCCCGCGTCGGGGCGAAACAACGTGTGCTGGCAGGCCCAGTGCGACGGCTCGGGCACGTGCGGCTACCGCACCAACCGCTTCGGCGGGTCCATGACCGCCAACAGCTCGGCTTATGCCTACAGCAACATCCCCAACTTCAACACATGCACCGGCTGCCACGCGGACTACTCGGGGACACCAGGCAACTTCAGCTTCAGCGAGAGCTGGTCGGAGAGCTCGAGCTACTCGATCTTCGACACGTACTGCGACAACTGGGGCTCCAACAGCGACCGCATCTACTACGGCAACCGACGCGCGGGCTGCGTGCTCTACGTGCTCGACAACGGCATCATGCCGGACGGGTCACCGCGTGGCGCGTGGGACTACGACGACGAGTACCTGCGGTGGTACTGCAGCAGCAGCGGTCCGGGTGGCGGCGTGTTCGGCTGGTGAACGAGGCGCGGGCGGGAGCCGCTGCGGCGCGCCCACGCGCGAACCTCACGACAGCGCGTACGAACACGGGCGCTGGGGGGCTCGCCGCCAGCCGAGCGAAGGCCCGCAGACGAGCTCAGGGCGCCATGTGCGCGGCGCCCTCGGCGGCCATCTGTTCTTCCGTCTCGGGCTCGGCGCCGCGGTGGTTGTGAGCAGGCATGGGCGGAGGCGGCAGGCTGATGTCGCGCAGCACCTCGAGGGGCTGCATCTCGACCCGATGCGACTCGCGCAGGTGCGCGATGTAGGCGCGGTAGGCCCCGTCGCGGGACTCCACGGCCACACGGCGACGCACCGTGGGGAGCACGTCCTCGAAGCTGGGGTGGGCGCCCTCGCGGATGCCGGTGAGCCGCACGATGCTGTAGCGTGGACCAGCGCTGGTGGTCACCTCCAGCGGCGCGCTCGCGATGGGCTCCTCCCGCGTGAGCGTGAAGGCCAGCCGCACGATGTCGGCGTCCACCGGCGCATCGGTGCTCCCCGCGGCGGTCCCGTCCGCAGCGAAGTAGCCGAGGTCGCCGCCTCGCTGGTTGGTCTCGGTGTCGAGGCTGTCGGACTGGGCCAGGCGGCGGAAGGCGCGCAGGTCTCCCGCGCGCACCTGCGCCAGTAGCTCGGCCGCCCGCTCCTCGGTCTCTACGAGGATGTGCGAGACGCGGCGCTGCTCGGCGCGTACGAAGAGCTCCTGGTGGGCATCGAAGTACGCGCGCGCATCTTCGTCGGTGACGTGACTCGGTCCGTTGGGCTCGTCGATCTGGCGGCGCACCACGGTGGCGACGAGGTGGCGGTCTACCAGGGTGCGCACCGCCGGTCGCTCGGCGTAGCCCCGGGCCTCCGCTGCGTGCGCCAGCAGCTTGGCGCGGAAGAGCTCGCGGGCGTGCTCCACCAACCGCTCTCGGTCGGCGAACTGGCGGCGCGCGAAGGGGGAGCGACGCTGCACGTCGTCCTCGATCTCTCCGAGCGTGAGCGTGACGTCGCCGAGGCGCGCAAAGACCTGGTCACGGCGCGCCTGCTCTTCGGTGGCATCCGGAGCGCTTGCGGGGGACGCAGAGGGCCCGAGGGCCCCCTGCCCTGCGCCAGACCCAGCGGGCGCAGCCGTCGCCGTCGGGTGGCCTTGTGCCCTGCGACGCGCGGGCGCAGGCTGCCCCTGGGCGGCGGGGCCCAGGAGGGAGGCTCCACCGAGCGAGAGCAGCAGGGCGAGCGCCGTGAGCGCTCGACGGGTGGGGGTGCGTGGCCGCATGGCCGGGAGCCTATCTCAGTTGAGGCCGATGGCGAGCCCACCGCCGACGTAGATGCCGCTGAAGATGTCGAAGCCGACGTCGGCGCGGATCACGAGTTGATGGATGGGCTTGATGCGCAGCGAGATCTGCGGGGCCAGCCGGAACCACAGGTTGGGCACGCTGCCGCCGTCGAACCACTTGCGGGCGACGACCCCATAGTGGGCGCCGCGCTCGCCGTCTTCGTTGGAGATGGGCTCCATGCCGGGTTCGCCACTCGCGCCCTGACAGTATTGTTCGATGCCGAGGCCGTTCGACCGGGACGCGTCGATGTCGTCGCCCGGCTGCGCCCCACCGGGGCCCCCTCCGATGATGGGCGTGGTGCACGGCTGGAAGCCGCCATGCTGTTCGCTCGGGTACGCCTCGGTGCGCACGAGGTCCCCGAACACGTACCCCACGCCAAGCCCCAATCCGTACTCGAGCCCGATGTAGTCGTTGAACATCGTGCTCCACATGAAGGTCGCGCCGACCATGACCGAGCGCAGGTTGCTGTCGATGATCTCGACGTCGTCCGGGGGATCACCGTTGGCCAGGAACGGACCTTCAGTGGTGAAGTCCGCGTACCACGCGCTGGCGATGATCTCGAACGAGTCGCGGCGGATGGTCAGCTCCAGACCTGCCTGCGGGTTCGAGATGGACGGCGAATGCTGCACGAAGATCTCGACCATGCCGGAGGGGATGAAGTGGTGGTGGTAGAAGCCACCGAGGAAGAAGTACCGCTTGTTCGGGTCTTCGTAGGGATCCGTGCCTCGCCGGACCGTCTCCACGCCGTAGGCCTGCTCGGTGAGCACTTGCTCGTCGGAGAGGATTCCGCTCTGCGTGACGTCGGCGGTGTCGACGCTTCCGTCCGGGCGACGACGAGCGTCGGGGGACGAGGGGGCGGGTGCGCCGCTGTCACCGCTCGCCCCTTCGTCCGTCGCTGGGGGCGGAGGCGGCGGACTGGGCTGGTCTGCCGCAGCAGGGCCGCTCGAAGCAGGCGGTGGCTGGTCCGCCGGTGCGGCCTCCGACGATGGCGGCGTATCGGCCTGGGCGGCGGCGCGCGTGGGCGCCGATGTGGCAACCACGCCTGTGGCGATCGAGAGCAGAAGCGTGAGCGAAGTCCAAGAGCGAGGGTGCGACATGAGTCCTCCGTGCCCTGCTGCGCGGCAGGAGCGCGTGTAGTCAAGTGAGTCGGCGACCCGCCGAGTGTAGCGTGTCACGACGAAATCATCACCTGACGTGCGATATCGAGCCACCAATCGGTGCCCCCGCCGAGCTCGACCACCAGGATGGCCTCGGCGGCAGCCTGGTCTTCGCGCAGGCCATCGGCCACCAGCCAGCCGTGTACGCGCGCGTAAATCAGCACGCGGGTCGCCAGCTCGGCGCGGAAGTGCTCGAAGGGGAACTCGTCGTACCAGTGCATGGCCCACAGCTGATCGAGGACGAAGTCCTGCAGCATGAAGAGCGCGCTCCGGGGCTCCGCGCTGCGGGCCACTCCCCGCTCGAACGCATCACGCCACGGGGGCGGCGCGGTACCGCGCAAGGACGGCCCATCCGCGCTCGCGTCGCCGCGCTCCGAAGTGCAGGCGACGACGGCGTCGGCGAACCACCGCATCACGTGCTCCAGCCGGGTGCTCCCGCGCAGATCGCGTAGCTGCCCGACGAGGGTCCCCCAGTCGCCACCGTCGAGCGGCGGGAAGGCCGTGGGGTACAGCGCCCGCGCAACTTCGTCGACGCTCTGGGCCGCCCGCACGCTCGCCATCAGCGCCCGCTCCGTGTCCCGATACTCGGCGAAGGACGCGCTACGTGAGCGGGTGAGGGGCACGCGCTTGCCCACGCGCATGACCGGCGCGAGCTTGCCCCGCTCCGTGATGGCGGGCAGCGCGTCCTCGACGGTCATGGCCGGGCGCTCTCCCAGCGT is a window from the Sandaracinaceae bacterium genome containing:
- a CDS encoding peptidyl-prolyl cis-trans isomerase gives rise to the protein MRPRTPTRRALTALALLLSLGGASLLGPAAQGQPAPARRRAQGHPTATAAPAGSGAGQGALGPSASPASAPDATEEQARRDQVFARLGDVTLTLGEIEDDVQRRSPFARRQFADRERLVEHARELFRAKLLAHAAEARGYAERPAVRTLVDRHLVATVVRRQIDEPNGPSHVTDEDARAYFDAHQELFVRAEQRRVSHILVETEERAAELLAQVRAGDLRAFRRLAQSDSLDTETNQRGGDLGYFAADGTAAGSTDAPVDADIVRLAFTLTREEPIASAPLEVTTSAGPRYSIVRLTGIREGAHPSFEDVLPTVRRRVAVESRDGAYRAYIAHLRESHRVEMQPLEVLRDISLPPPPMPAHNHRGAEPETEEQMAAEGAAHMAP